CAAATAATAGTGTTTCTGGTCCTCTTTTAGCCATTGCTTCAACAGGCATGCATCCTTCAAAATATTTTAATTCAGCTTCTCCTGGTAAATGACCAATTAAAATTTCAGCATTATCAGCATTAACTAATTCATTATAAAAATTAATATACTCTTCTTTTGACATTGAACAATTAATGTAATAACTAGTTTCACCTTTGTCATAACGATTTTTTTGATATGCGAGGTTCGTATTAATTGAATCCTTTTCAATTATTGGGCAACTGCATCATAAAAGTAAAAATCATCAGTTCCTACTATATTTAATATTTATTTTGTAATTTATCGGTTGTTAATGGACTTGAAGCAATTAAATTAATTTCATTTGGATCAATTTTTTCAACTTCAGCATCAATTACTTCGATTAAATCATTAAAATTTATTTTTTTAGTTATATATTTTGAAGATAAAACTCTATCAACAGCTAAACTTCCACAAGCTGGTACTTGAGCATACTCTGCTGTTCTAATAATTAATGAATTAAGCATTCTCATTTCTTCTTTTAATGTACCAACAGCATTAGTCATTTCATTACTTCTTAATGAATTTGAGCATACTAATTCAGCAAACTCGTCCAAAACTTGAACGGGATTTTTAGTTATTCTTTTTACTTAATAAAGTTTAACTTTAATATTTCTTTTTGCTAGTTGATATGCAGCTTCTATTTTTGCTAAACCTGCTCCAATAATATTTACTGTTTATTTTTCATTAGTTCATTAATCCTGCTTCATATAGTTTTTTGAATCTACCAGGTGTTGAGATTAATTCATCATAAGTCCCTTGTTGAACAATTCCTTTACCGTTAGCTCCTAAAACAATGATTTGATCAACGTTTTTAATTGTTGATAAACGGTGAGCGATAGTTACACTTGTTCTACCTTTCATTAGTTTATCTAATTCAGCTTGAATTTCTTTTTCAACAATATTATCTAAAGCACTTGTTGCTTCATCTAAGATTAAGAAGTCAGGGTTTTTTAAGAATACTCTAGCAATAACTAAACGTTGTTTTTGTCCACCAGATAATAAGAATCCTCTTTGACCTAAAATAGTATTATAACCATCTTTTAATGAAACAATGAAGTCATGTAAGTTTGCTTTTTTACATGCTCTCATAATTTCTTCATGAGTTGCATCAAACTTAGCATATCTAATGTTTTCAAAGAAATCGCCAAAAAGAATTTGTGGTTCTTGTTCAACGTATCCTACTTTGTTTAGATAAGATGGAAGATTAATAGTATTTAAATCATGTGAATCTTTTTCTAAAGTTTCCTCATTTTTATATTTTCCATCAACCATGATTTTTCCATCAACTGGCATGTAGAATCTTAACAATAATTTTGCAATTGTTGATTTACCAGAACCTGTTTCACCAACAAAGGCGTATGATTTACCTTTTTCAAATGTAATATTCATTTTTGGTAAAATTGTTTTTTCAGGTTTTTTTGGATATGCAAATACAACATTTTCAAATGTAATTGAGTTAATTTTTTCAATTACAGGTCCATTTGGATTTGGTTTAATTGTTGGTTCAGGATCAGTTAATTCTGAAATTCTTTGTGCAGCATTTTGTGCTCTTGTTGCTGATCTTAAAGTTGGAATCAACATAGCAATTGCTCCAACAACAAATGATACTAAAACTTGCGCTAAAGGCATTTTAACTATTAAAAGTTCAAGGTTCCCATTTTTTAAGAATCCAACACAGAAAATGATAACAAATAGTGGCATCATTGCAGAAGCAGTAACTTGAATTCATTGAGTTAAGAATGCTGATCATCGAACGGCTTTATCACCAGCTCTATTATAAATTTCATTTAAGTCTTCAACTCTTTTTACTTCATATTCTTCTAAACCAGAAGATTTAATTAAAGAAATATTTGAGATTCTATCTGTCATGTCTTGATCAACTTCACGTTTTCTATCAAAAGCTGTAATTAATTTTCTTCTGTTTTGTATGAAGATAAGTACAGCAATTCCAATTGAAAATATTAAATAAACAGCCATAATAACTGCGACATATCAAATTCCTGATAACAACATAATTGTTACAGACATTATGATTCCTATTAAGAAGTAAATCATGTTAGTAAAGAATTGTTGAATACCAAATGCTAATGATTGTGTATCCCCAACAAGTCTTGTTAAAATATTTCCTGATACATGATCAAAAAAGAAATCAACGTCTTGTTGTGCTAATCTAATTAACATTTTTTGTCTTTGATTAATTTCAACTAGCAATGAGAATTGAGCAATACTTCAGTTAACAATATATTCTGAAATAAATAATAGAACAAGTGTTACTAATGTAATATAAAATCATGTTTGTCAATCTATAAGTGAAACTTCTCATGCTAAGAATGTCAGTGTTTGTTTTGGTGTTTCGGCAACATCATTTGCTATTCCCGAAATCATCATTGTTGCAAATACTGGTAAGAATGTTGAGATTAATGCATCAAGCATTGTGAAAAAACAAACAGCAAAGAAAATCAGTTTATTTTGTTTTGCTGATTCAAATATTTGTTTCATAAAAACACCAAGTTTTTTAAATGAAAATTCCATTTGTACATCAAATCCATGTTTGTTAAGTTGTTTTTGGTTTACATTATTGTTGCTCATTATTAATTACATCCTTTCCATCTTTTTTTGAATTACCTGCATCATATAAATCTTTAAAGTGTCCAGGTATTTTTTTAAGTTCATTGAAACTTCCTCTTTGAACTATTCCTTGTTTTGGTGCTAGAACTAAAATTTCATCTACATTTTTAATTGTTGATAAACGGTGAGCAATAGTTACACTTGTTCTACCTTTCATTAGTTCATTTAATTTAGCTTGAATTTCTTTTTCAACAATATTATCTAAAGCACTTGTTGCTTCATCTAATATTAATAATTGAGGGTCTTTTAAGAACATTCTTGCAATAATTAATCTTTGTTTTTGTCCACCTGAAAGCATAAATCCTCTTTCACCAATAATAGTTTCATAACCATCTGGTCAAGACATAATTAAATCATGCAACTCAGCCTTTTTACATGCTGCGATAATTTGTTTATCTGTTGCTTCAAATCTACCATATCTTACGTTATCAAAAACATTTCCTAAAAAAATAGCAGGTTCTTGTTCAACATATCCAACTTTATCTAAATATGTAGAAAGATTTACATCTTTTAAATCTATATCTTCATTAATTAGCACTTGTCCAATTGTAGGATCATAAAATCTTAATAATAATTTTGAGATTGTTGATTTACCTGCTCCAGTTGTACCAACGAATGCGTATGATTTTCCTTGTTCAAAAGTAAAATCAAATTTTGGTAAAATTAACTCTGTTGGTTTTTCAGGATAAGCAAATGCAACATCTCTGAAGTAAATGTTACCTTTAATTTTTTCAATTTTAACACCTTCTTTGTCTTCAAAGTGGTTATTAAATCTTGGTTGTTGTTCTAAAATTTCATTAATTCTTTTTGATGCTACATTTGATTGAGTTAATCCAACAAGCACTCTTAAAAATGACATTAATGGGCCAATCATAAGTGCTGATGCTGAAATCATCCCTGGTAAAACTGCTGCTACTTCATTAGCATCGTAAATAAGAACTGTTGCAATAATCATTACAGACTCAATCGCATTAATAATTAAGAAAATTAATGATAAGATCATTGCTTGGTAATAGTTCATATGTGAAGATTGTTTGTAATATGGAACATGTTTTTCAATAAAACGGTTTTCTTCATATTCTTCTGTTCCTGAAGCTTTAATCAATTTAACATTGCTAATTCTATCTGTTACATCTCCGTTAACTTCTGTAACAATTTTTCTTGTTTTATAAGCAATTGGTTTCATTGGAATGAATAAAACGAAAAAGATTACAAATAAAGTGATAAACACGCAACATAAAACGATTGTTAGCGGACCTGAAATTGTTGTCATAACAATTATTGATGCTACTGTTGTTAAGATACCATTTAAGAACGTAATTGGAATAATACCTGTTTGTTCTCCAATGATTTGAGTATCAGAAACAACTTTGGTTAAAATTTCTCCAATTTTTTTATCTGAGTAATATGACATATCCATTGAAACTAATTTTTTATTTAAGTCATTTCTTAAATCAACTTCAATTTTTTTTCCTAACATTCCAGCTGTTCACTGTGAACCAAAAGTTGCTAGTGCCATAAATAAAATAATTCCTATTTCAATTGCTAAAAGTGGATAGAAATCAAGACCTCATCATTTGTTTATTGATGCATCAAGTATTTTTTGAATATCATTTGGTAAATTTGCTAATTCAACATATTTTTCAATTGTTACCGCTGCACTCATTTGTTCAATGATTTTTGGTGTCATTGCTGATGAAACAGATAATATTACTACTGAAATTAACATTAGAACTGTTCACAATTTATTTTTTTTCATATATCTAATAATTAAACCAATATATGAACCAGATTTTTTCTTAGATTTATTTGTATCTAATTCTGTGTTTAAGTCAGATTTTTTTAATCATCTTGAAACTCTGACTTGTGGTGTTGAAGATTCATTAAGCTTTTCATTATCAAGCATTTTTTGTTCTTCTTTATCGATCATATAATCCCCTCTTTTCTATGTGGAATACGCTTTGTGTATTTTTATTATTTTACCACCAAAAAATTAAAAATAAAAAACACCAAAAGTATTTTTAAATTTGATTTAAAATATCTGTTGCATTTTTCAATAACTTTGCATCATTTTTTAATAATTCGTTACTTGAAGAACAATTATTTTTAATGTTTTGTGGAATTGCAAAATAAACTTTATTTAATATTCATTTCAGATTTATTATCAATATTTTTGTATTTAAACATATTTTATTCTTCATACTCACTAAGAATTATAAAGTCTGAATAATCTATGTTTTTATGTTCACTTCAAAATTCACTATTAATAAATTTTTGAAAAGGATCTTTTGTTAATAATATTAATTTACCTCTTTGTTTAATAATATATTCAATTAAAATTTCGTCGCTCTTCTTCTCAGCTGAAATTAAAATAGTTTTGTTTTCCTTTACTAAATCATCAATAATTTTTTTGATCGTTTCAATATTATATTCATCTGTTGCTTCACCACCACGAATATAAATTGTTTGAAACTAGTTTTACAACATTGACACATTTCCTAAATAATAAAGAATAAATGAAGGTTTCATAATTTGTTTTAAATTATTAGGGTATATAGGGTTCATTACAGAAATATAATTATTTGGAATTGAATTTGGAATTTGAATTAAATATTGTGTTTCAATTTTTTTTATTATCTAACGCATCATAAATTTTTCCCCAGTCACCATGGTATTTTAATGAAAAATATAATAATACGTTATCCATTTTTAATTTAAATACATAATTATATTAGCAATTATTTCATTAAAAATATTGGTGTTTTCTTTATTAGTTGATAAATGAATTCTTGCTTCAATACCTACAATTGCTTGATCATCTAATGCAAACTCATCATTGATTGCAGTTGATCATGCCTTTACATTAATTAAGTCATCTTCATTTTTACCTGCTTTTGATTTATATGAGTTAAGTACTCTAACTACAAATTTATATAATTTCGAGTTACCATCTTTTGATGTATAGGCAACTTCTGCGTCCCTTTCTATTTGACCGATTATGTTTACTAAATTCATATTTACCTCTTTTTTTATTGCGTCAGATATCTGACATAATATTCTTAAGGAAAAAATAAAAAAATAACATTAAAAGTTATTTTCTAAAATATCTTTAATTGGTTTATAAGTTTTTCTATGAATTGGTAGCACTCCAAATTGTTGAGTTTTTAGCACATGTTCTTTAACACAATAACCTTTGTGTAAATCAAAATTATATTCTGAATAAAGTTTTGCGTACTCAATCATTATATTATCTCTTGTGGTTTTAGCTAAGATTGAAGCTGCTGCTATTGATTGACTTAAATCATCACCTTTAATAAAAAGTAAATATGTGTAATCCTTAATTTCAATTTTTTCTGCATCAATTAAACAAATATTTGGTTTGATTTTCAAATTCTTAATTGAATTGATCATCCTAATTCTATTTGCTTTTTTTGGATTCAATAAATCAACATCAGGTGCTTCTATAATTTCAATTGCATAAGTTAAGGCAATTTGCTTAATTTAGCACACAATATTGCTCTTTGTACTTTAGATAATTTCTTTGAATCTTTAATCAATGGGTTAGCATAATCGCTTGGCAAAATAACACTAGCAACAACAATTGGTCCAGCCATTGCACCACGTCCTGCTTCATCACTGCCACCAATTAATTCAACATGATTAGTTTTTCTAATTTCTGCATCAAAAATAATTCTTTATTCATCTATCATAAATCTGAAATATCCTCAATTGCTTTTTCATTTTTAACTTTCGATGCTTTTTCCATTTCTTCAGGAACAACTTCTAAGATTCTTTCAAATGAAACTCTTTTAAATTGATTTTGAATAATATCACGCATAAATGCATTAATAACACGATCATAATCAAATAAATCATCATTTAAATATCATTTTCTAACTTTGGCAATCATTTCAAAAATAATAAAAGTATCAGCAATTTGAATTGGTCTTTGTAATCTTGGTGAAACTTTATAATGATCTTCGATTAAAACTTCATAGTGATTAAATAAATATTGCATTAATTTACCAGCCACGCGTTCTTTTGGATAAACGTCTTCTTTAATTGAATTAATTGCACATATGTTTGTTGCAACAGTTTCATTTTCAAGTTTTGCTGGTAGTACACCTGGAGTATCAAATAATGAAATAAATTGTGATAATTGAATAATTTGAATTCCTCTAGTTAACCCTGGTTTGTTACCAGCTTTAACACTTTTATTTTTAATTAAACGATTAATAAAAGTTGATTTACCTACATTTGGAATTCCAATTACTAAAACATTAATTAATGAGTTAACCATTCCTTTTGCTTTATCTTTTTCTTGTTTTTCTTTAGTTGCTTTATTTATTAAATCAATTAATGGTTTAACAATATTTTTTTCTTTATTATCTAGAACCATTACTGTATTATTTTTTTTCTCGTAATACTCAGCTCATTCTTGTGTTACTTTTGGATCTGCAAGATCAGCTTTTGATAATACATATAATGTTGGCTTATTTTTTAATAGCTTAGAAAATGTTATGTTACGTGAAGAATATGGAGCACGAGCATCCAAAATCTCAATAACTAAATCAACAACCGGGATCTTTTCTTCAATGTTTTTTAAGGTTTTATTCATGTGACCTGGAAATCAGTTAAAATCTGCACTCATAATTTTACTCCTTTAATCTTTTTATATTATAACAAATAAAAAAACTCTCATTTCACATGAGAGTTATATTGTTTAATAAATGACAACTATTATTTGTCAGCTTTTGTAGGTAAGATTTCTTTAATTCTTGCAGCTTTACCTGATAATTTTCTAATATAGTAAATTCTAGCTCTACGTACACGTCCACGTTTAATTACAGTAACTTTATCAATAATTGGTGAGTGTAATGGGAAAGTTCTTTCAACAAATACACCATTTGATAATTTTCTAACAACAACTGAATAAGTAATACCTGAACCTTGAGTTTTAATTACTAATCCTTCAAATGTTTGAATACGGAATTTTTCTCCCTCTTTAATTTTAACGTCAACTTTAATAGTATCCCCTGATGTAAAATCTGGTAAATCATTACGTAATTGGTTATTAATAACAGCGTATTTTGATTGTGTTGTTTTAGTTGCTTTTGATGCCATACTATTTATTTCCTTTCTTTTTTCTAAGATTTTCTAATAATTGTAATTGTACTTTGTTTAATTTAGCTTCATCAATTAAATCTGATCTTTTATTAAAAGTCGAAATTAATTGTTGTTCGTCTCTTCACTTTTGAATATTAGCGTGGTGTCCACTTAATAGGACTTCAGGAACTTTGTCACCCCTATAATCATGGGGTTTGGTATAAACTGGATAATCCAATAAACCATTCTCAAAACTTTCTTGTTCATGTGATTCAGTATTAATAACTCCTGGTAAAATTCTAGTAATAGAATCTAATAAGATTAGTGCTGGTAACTCACCACCAGTTAACACATAATCACCAATTGAAATTTCAATATTAACATATTTTAATATTCTTTCATCAAAACCTTCATAATGACCACAAACAATAATTATGTGATCATATTCAGATGCAAACAATTTTGCAATATCTTGATTTCATGTTTTCCCTTGTGGAGATGTTAATACAACAATTGAGTTTGATGTTCTAACTGATTCAATTGCACTAACAACTGGATCACACATTAACACCATTCCTCTTCCTCCACCAAACTGATAATCATCAACTTGATTATGTGAAAGATTTGTAAAATCTCTAATATCAACAATTTCTAATTCAATCTTTCCACGCTCTAAAGCTTTTTTAATAATTGATTCTGAAATATATGACTTAATAATATTTGGGAATAAAGTTAGAATAGAATATTTCATTATTTTAATCCTTCAATGTTTTTCAAAGTTATAATTCTTGATTCGTCATCAATGTTTGTTGTATACATATCAACTAAAGGTACTCAAAATTCTTTTGTTTCATTTTCTAGTAACACTTTAACTAAGTCATGTTGACCATTAAAGATTGTTTCAACAACTTTACCATTTTGTTGTTTATAAACAACAGTGTAGTAAGTCAAATCATAAAATATTGAGAAGGCATCATTATCATTTAAGTATTTAATTTGTTTACCTCTAAAGTTTTCAACTTCATTAATATGATGATGTTCTTTAAAGTAAACTACTAAATGACTCTTTTGCATACTTATTGATTTAACTTGTTTTGGAATGATTACATTGTTTGTATTTTCAATAAATAAAAGTTTAATTTCATTTATATCATTTACTTCAATGTTTTTTTCAAGAGCTATTTTAACAGCTCCTTTAATACCAAATGTGTTGACAATTTTTCCAATAGATAATAAATTTTTATTTTCCATTTTATATCCTTGCTAATTTCGTGGTTTTAAAACAAAATATTAATTCTGTTGGAATTATTTTTTGTTAGCAAGTTTTCCTTCGTGTAATGCTTTCATCACACCTTGTTGTGATAATAATTCTCTAACAGTTTCAGTTGGTTGAGCTCCGTTTTGTAATCATTTTAAAGCTAATTCGTTATTAATTTTAACTTCTGATTTTAATGGATCAAATGTTCCAATTAATTCTATGTATTGACCATTACGGTTAACTCTTGAATCAGCAGCAACGATTCTGTAAAAAGGTGCTTGTTTTTTACCAATTCTTTTTAATCTAATTTTTACCATGTTTCCTCCTATAAATATTTAAAACCTTATTTAATTTTACTAAAAATAAAAAGGTTGTCAAGTAAAATTACTTAACTGCCATAATTTTTATTTATATCTATGATTTATTGGTCTCATTCTTCATTCAACAATGCTAAAGATTGAAAAAGCAATTGTATATCTTAATATATTTCAACCAAATACAACAAATGTCATATAAAACTTAAAGCCATTAAAATCAGGTAATTCTGAATGTTCATGATCATGATCTGCATGTAAACTCTCTACTTGTAAATTTTCATGATTAATGACGTCTTGTAAGTATCAAGCTAATATAAATAATGCTGTAGCAATAATTGACGCTAGTATTATCATGATTAAAATTGGTAAAAATCTTTTCAATTTGTCTTTTTTACTATTTGTTCCTCTATGAATTGGTGAATTTTGAAATATTAAGTTAAATACTATTCATACCATTCAAGTAATTAATAGATTTTGCGGTATTTCCATTACCATTGTTATTCATCCATGTTCCATTCCGTGAACAACGTTATGAAGAATTGGATTTAATATTGCTATTATACTAGCAAATACCGGTCCAAGTGTTGCTATTGATATACAGATAAATGCAATATCAAAAAATCTAAATGGAATTCTTAATTGATCTCCAATTGGTAATTGTAAATTTTCAAATAATATATCAATGGCACTTACTGCAACAGTTAAAGCTAAGAATATTCCTGTCAGAACCATTTTTCTTATTAATTCTTGTCTTGATAATCTTATTTTTAGTTGAACTTTAAATTCATTCTTTTCTATATGATCATGGTAACCTTTTTCATCAAAGTGATGTACCCCATGATAGTGATCTTCTTTTCTGTGTTCTTTCTTACTTAATTCATTTTCTTCAACTGAATTAATGTTTTCTAAGTAAGAATTATTTGGATTTTTATTTTTTTTCATACTCTCTCCTATTTTTATACTCTTTTCTAATTTATAAAAATTATAAATAAGAAATTTATATTTTTCAAGCAAAATTCAAAAAATAAATTATAATAGGATAAAATAAATAAGAAATGAGGAAATAAATATGTCAAAAAACAATGTATTAGATATGATCGTTGAAATTCCTAAAGGTTCTTCAAACAAATATGAAGTTGATGCTACAACTGGAAGAATTATTTTAGATAGAGTTTTATACGGTGCTAACTTCTATCCAGGAGAATATGGAATGGTTGAAAACACACTAGACTGAGATGGAGATCCATTAGATGTTATTAGTTTATGTACTTATCCAACTTTACCTGGTGTACAAGTAAGTGTTAGAATTTTAGGATCAATTAAAATGATTGATGCTGGAGAGATTGATACTAAATTATTTGGAGTATTTAACGGTGACCCAAGATTTAGTTCATATCAAACTTTAGAAGATGTACCACAACATTTACGTGATGAAATTGAAAACTTCTTCTTACAATACAAAGCTTTACAAAAGAAAACAGTAAAAATCAACGGTTGAGGAACTTTAGAAGAAGCAATCGAAGAATTACATGAATGTAAAGAAAGATTTACAGAATACAAAGATAGAATTCTTGCTGGTGAAAGAGATCAAATCTTAGCTGAATGAAAAGCAAAAGGAATTGGTCAAGGATAAGACATTCAAGTCGAGTAAATTTTAAAAAGAATTTTAAATATATAGTTTTAATTTCGTTAATTTTGTCATTTTTGCTAAATTTAATTTTATTGATTGATGTTTATCTTTTAGGTAATTTAAACTATAGATAATTTTAATATGTCTCTTTTGTAAAGTTTAAAACACCAATATTCTTAATTACCCAAATATTTAAACTAATTATTTATATTTTTCTAATTTACAAAATAATAGCTTTAATACGTAATGATAAAGAATTTGAAATTAAACTTTGAATTTATATATTATTGTTAATTTTTGTTCTTATACCAGATATAAAGTATTTTCAAACATTTAATAATTCATTCTTAAATGATTATTTAATTCTTACTTAAGTAATAATTCAATTAGTAAAGATGAATTTTTAAAAATAAGCAAAAATAAAGTATTAATTTTTAATATTATTTCAACTATTATTTTAATTTTAATTGTTATACGCTTTTCACTGTATTCAGTTCATATTTTGCATGTTATAAAAATTAAAAAAGAAAATAAAAATATAAAAGAAAGAGGTTATTAAACCTCTTTTTTACATATACACGAATGGTCCAAGTCATTTTGAGTTTTCTCAAAAGTCTGAAGACTTAATAATTGGTAAATAACTTATTTTAATATTTTGTGCATATGTTCTTGCATTAATGAAATCTTGCACATATTCTTCTAATGCAATTTTAACTAAACCACTAATTTCATTATTATAATTATATTCAATACTTTCTTTGATCTTGATTGAAATAAGATATGAAATGATCATTGAAATAAATGCTGTAAAAAAGATAATTGAAATTATAGGTATTTTTCAAATTCATCATAAAACCTTATCTGTTTCTTCAACTGTTCTTCCACTCATATAACCAAATAAAATACAATTTGCTAATAAACAAATACACATAGTTAATAATGATAAGAATGGCATAATTACAACTGCTAATTTATAACTTCTGATTAAGCCGTTTTTTTGGCTTACTTTAGATGCCATTCATAACCTTGAAATTATATAGTCAATTTCATAACCAACTGATTCAAAAATTTTTTTTGAAATAATAATTTGTTTTTTACTTTTATTAAGATTTTTAAATATATTAATATAATTGTCTGTGTTTACATAAATAACATCATAATCATTTAAGTGATAAATCTTTTTAAATTGATTAATGATCTTTTCTATTTCTTTTGAACTTATAACATCATTATATGAATTGATTCTTGGAACATGATAATTGTAATAAGCTCTATTAAAATACAATGCTGAAAATAGTAAAGTTACCATGATAATAAAGTTAACTATTAATAACATTAAATTTATAATAAATAGACTATCCATTTTCTCACCTTTTTCTAACCTTATAATGATTATAAAAAAAATAACACCTAAGTGTTAAAAAAGATTTTTTTATTTATAGACTAGCATTGTGATATACGTTTTGTACATCTTCTAATTCATCAAGTTTATCTAATAAAGTTTGTAATTGTTGTTTAACTTCTCCATCAGCAACTTCAATATAATCATCTGTTGGAATTAATTTGATTTCAGAAATTAAGTATTCATCAATCCCTAACTCATCAAGTGAATGTTTAACAGCATTAAAATATTTATATGGTGTTGTAACAACAATCATGTCATCTTCAGCTTCTACATCATTAACTTCAACTTCACTCATCATTAATTGCTCAAGAACTTCTTCTTCATTTTTTCCTTTAAAAGCAAACATTGAAACTTCTTCAAACATAAAGGCAACTTTGCCTTCAGGATTACCATGGTTTTTATTAAATACTTCTCTAATGTTAGCTGCTGCACGGTTAACATTACTTGTTAAGGCATCAACAATAATTGCTGTATTTCCTGGCCCCATTCCTTCGTATCTATTTGACACGTAGTTTTCATCATCTCCACCAGTTGCTCTTTTGATTGCTCTATCAATAACATCTTTTGGGATTTGATTTGATTTAGCTTTATCAATTAAAGTTCTTAAAGCTAAGTTAGATGCTGCATCAGCTCCACCAGCTTTAGCTGCCATATAAATTTCTTTACTTGCTCTACCATTAGCTGCAGACTTTTTAGCTGCAGTTTTTGCCATTGAGGCTGCGCGGACTTCGTGTGCTCTTCCCATATTAAAACTCCTTCTTATTATTTTTTATTGCTGCAATAACTTCTTCAACTTTTTCTTCCAAGTTATCATTATTTGCATCAATTACTAAAAATGGAAAATCATTTTTATGTGCTTGATAGTATCTTTCATAAGATTCATTTAAAATTTTTCAGTATTCAT
This region of Mesoplasma melaleucae genomic DNA includes:
- the trmD gene encoding tRNA (guanosine(37)-N1)-methyltransferase TrmD yields the protein MKYSILTLFPNIIKSYISESIIKKALERGKIELEIVDIRDFTNLSHNQVDDYQFGGGRGMVLMCDPVVSAIESVRTSNSIVVLTSPQGKTWNQDIAKLFASEYDHIIIVCGHYEGFDERILKYVNIEISIGDYVLTGGELPALILLDSITRILPGVINTESHEQESFENGLLDYPVYTKPHDYRGDKVPEVLLSGHHANIQKWRDEQQLISTFNKRSDLIDEAKLNKVQLQLLENLRKKKGNK
- a CDS encoding ribosome maturation factor RimM, whose product is MENKNLLSIGKIVNTFGIKGAVKIALEKNIEVNDINEIKLLFIENTNNVIIPKQVKSISMQKSHLVVYFKEHHHINEVENFRGKQIKYLNDNDAFSIFYDLTYYTVVYKQQNGKVVETIFNGQHDLVKVLLENETKEFWVPLVDMYTTNIDDESRIITLKNIEGLK
- the rpsP gene encoding 30S ribosomal protein S16 translates to MVKIRLKRIGKKQAPFYRIVAADSRVNRNGQYIELIGTFDPLKSEVKINNELALKWLQNGAQPTETVRELLSQQGVMKALHEGKLANKK
- a CDS encoding ECF transporter S component, whose amino-acid sequence is MKKNKNPNNSYLENINSVEENELSKKEHRKEDHYHGVHHFDEKGYHDHIEKNEFKVQLKIRLSRQELIRKMVLTGIFLALTVAVSAIDILFENLQLPIGDQLRIPFRFFDIAFICISIATLGPVFASIIAILNPILHNVVHGMEHGWITMVMEIPQNLLITWMVWIVFNLIFQNSPIHRGTNSKKDKLKRFLPILIMIILASIIATALFILAWYLQDVINHENLQVESLHADHDHEHSELPDFNGFKFYMTFVVFGWNILRYTIAFSIFSIVEWRMRPINHRYK
- a CDS encoding inorganic diphosphatase, which codes for MSKNNVLDMIVEIPKGSSNKYEVDATTGRIILDRVLYGANFYPGEYGMVENTLDWDGDPLDVISLCTYPTLPGVQVSVRILGSIKMIDAGEIDTKLFGVFNGDPRFSSYQTLEDVPQHLRDEIENFFLQYKALQKKTVKINGWGTLEEAIEELHECKERFTEYKDRILAGERDQILAEWKAKGIGQG
- a CDS encoding YebC/PmpR family DNA-binding transcriptional regulator codes for the protein MGRAHEVRAASMAKTAAKKSAANGRASKEIYMAAKAGGADAASNLALRTLIDKAKSNQIPKDVIDRAIKRATGGDDENYVSNRYEGMGPGNTAIIVDALTSNVNRAAANIREVFNKNHGNPEGKVAFMFEEVSMFAFKGKNEEEVLEQLMMSEVEVNDVEAEDDMIVVTTPYKYFNAVKHSLDELGIDEYLISEIKLIPTDDYIEVADGEVKQQLQTLLDKLDELEDVQNVYHNASL